The Deinococcus metallilatus genome segment GCGAGACGGAGTGGGTGCTGGGGCAATACCGCACGCCGGACGTGACAGCGCGGAACTGGTCGGAAGTGGCGGCGGCGATTCTGGCCGCCGAAGCTGAACAGGAGGGGAGGGCCGATGCTCTTAGAACATCTTGAGGAGTTCCGACACCTGCGGGTGGCCGTGATCGGTGAGGCGATGCTCGACAGCTACCTGTACGGCAGCGCCGACCGCCTCTGCCGCGAGGCCCCGGTGCCCATCGTGGCGCTGCACGGGCGGCATGACGTGCCGGGTGGGGCCGCCAACGCCGCCGTGAACGTGCGCGCGCTGGGCGCGTCCGTCGAGTTCCTGTCGGTGGTCGGCGCGGACCCGGAAGGCGACATTCTGCTGAGTCGGCTGGAAGAGGCCGGGGTGGACACCTCCGGCGTGGTCCGCTCGCCCACCCGCGAAACGCTGGTGAAGCAGCGGGTGATGGCCGCCTCGCAAATCCTGCTGCGACTTGACCGGGGGACCGAGAGCGACGTGGCCGGGGCGGACGAGGAGGCGCTGCTGGACGCCCTGCGCGCCGCCTTCCGCCGCGCTGACGCCGTGATCGTCTCGGACTACGGGTATGGCATCCTCACGCCGCGGCTGATCGAGGCGCTGGCCGAGGAGCAGGGCCGCTCGCCCCGCGTGCTGGTGGCGGACGCCAAGCAGCTCGAACGCTACCGCGACGTGGGTGTGACCGCCGCCAAGCCCAACTACGGCGAGGCGCTGCGGCTGTTGCACGAACCCGCCCTCCACACCGCCGAGGAACGGCTCGCCCAGGTCGCGGGCTGGGAAGAGGCCGTGCTGGAGAAGACCGGCGCGCGCATCGTGGCCGTGACGCTCGATGTGGAGGGGGCGCTGGTGTTCGAGCAGGGGCAACCGGCCTACCGCACCTTCACCCAGCCGCACTCCAACGCGAACGCGACGGGCGCCGGGGATACCTTCGTGAGTGCGCTGGCGCTCGCGCTGGCTGCCGGTGCCGACACGCCCGCCGCCGCCGACCTCGCCTCCGCCGCCGCGACCGTGGTGGTCCAGCGTGACGGCACCACCGTCTGCAAGACCGCCGAGTTGCGCGACTTCCTGACCGCCGAGAGCAAGGTGCTGGACAAAGGCGCCGTGCTGACGCGCATCGCCGCGCTGCGGGAGGGGGGGCGCCGGGTGGTCTTCACCAACGGGTGCTTCGACCTGCTGCACCGCGGGCACATCACCTATCTCAACCAGGCGAAGGCGCTGGGCGACGTGCTGGTGGTGGGCCTGAACGACGACGCCAGCGTCCGGCGCCTGAAGGGCGAGACGCGGCCCATCAACCCCACGGAGGACCGCGCGCAGGTGCTGGCCGCACTGAGCTGCGTGGACCTGATCGTGCCCTTCAGCGAGGACACCCCAGCCGCGCTGATCGAGGCGCTGCGGCCCGACGTGTACGTGAAGGGCGGCGACTACACCCGCGAGACGCTGCCAGAAGCCCCGCTGGTGGAGTCGCTGGGCGGCGAGGTGCGGCTGCTGTCCTATCTGGACGACCGCTCGACCACCGGCATCATCGAGCGGGTGCGGCGGGCCTACGCGACGGGGACGTGAGGTGGCGGACTGGTCTGAGGCCCGCAACATTCTCGCCGTGCGCCTGGACACCCTGGGCGACGTGCTGATGACCACCCCGGCGCTGCGGGCGCTGAAGGTGGGCGTACCGGGGCGCCGCGTCACCCTGCTCACCTCGCCCCCCGGTGCCGCCGTCGCCCGCCTGGTGCCCGAGATCGACGAGGTGATCGTTTACGAGGCGCCCTGGCTCAAGGCCACCGCACCCCGCGAGAACAGCGCCCCGGACTTCGACATGATCCGCCTGCTGCGCGAGAAGAACTTCGACGCCGCCGTGATCTTCACGGTCTACAGCCAGAACCCGCTGCCCTCCGCCATGCTGTGTTTCCTGGCGGACATTCCGCTGCGGCTGGCCCACTGCCGGGAAAACCCCTACCAACTGCTGACGGACTGGGTGCGCGAGACGGAACCGGAGGCGGGCATCCGCCACGAAGTCCAGCGGCAGCTCGATCTGGTGGGGGCGGTGGGGGCGGCCACGCCGGATGAGCGCATGTCGCTCAGCTTCTCGGCGGCGGCAGCGGCGCGGGTGGGGGAACGGCTGGCGCAGTTGCCGCTCGACCTCACCCGGCCCTGGGCGGTCATTCACCCCGGTGCCACTGCCGCCTCACGCCGTTACCCGCCGGAGTATTTCGCGGAGGTGGCGCGGCAACTCACTGGGCGCGGCCTCACCCTCCTCTTCACGGGAAGTGGTGGCGAGGGCGAGTTGATCGCGGACATTCGGCGGATGGCCGGTGGCGTGGGGCACTCGCTGGCGGGGGAACTGGGGCTGGAGGAACTGTCGGCGTTGATCGCGCGCTCGCCCCTCCTGATCTCCAACAACACCGGCCCGGCGCATATGGCCGCCGCGCTGGGCACGCCCGTCGTGGACCTCTACGCCCTCACCAACCCGCAGCACACGCCCTGGGCGGTGCCGTCGCGCGTCCTCTCGTATGACGTGCCGTGCAAGTGGTGCTACAGCTCGGTCTGCCGCACCGGGCACCACCTCTGCCTGCGCGGGGTGCGGCCGGAAGAGGTCGTCGCGGCGGCGCTGGAACTGCTGACACCCGCGCCCGTGGGGGTTGCGCGATGAGTACCCTCGACATCCTGATTCCCACCTGTGACCGTCCGGCGGCGCTGGCCGTTACGCTGACCAGCCTGGCGGCCCAGACCGCTCAGCCCTTCCGGGTGGTGATCTCTGACCAGGGGGAGCAGGCCGCGACGGAACGTGCCGAGGTTCGCACCGCCCTGCGCGTACTGGAACTCCACGG includes the following:
- the rfaE2 gene encoding D-glycero-beta-D-manno-heptose 1-phosphate adenylyltransferase, which encodes MLLEHLEEFRHLRVAVIGEAMLDSYLYGSADRLCREAPVPIVALHGRHDVPGGAANAAVNVRALGASVEFLSVVGADPEGDILLSRLEEAGVDTSGVVRSPTRETLVKQRVMAASQILLRLDRGTESDVAGADEEALLDALRAAFRRADAVIVSDYGYGILTPRLIEALAEEQGRSPRVLVADAKQLERYRDVGVTAAKPNYGEALRLLHEPALHTAEERLAQVAGWEEAVLEKTGARIVAVTLDVEGALVFEQGQPAYRTFTQPHSNANATGAGDTFVSALALALAAGADTPAAADLASAAATVVVQRDGTTVCKTAELRDFLTAESKVLDKGAVLTRIAALREGGRRVVFTNGCFDLLHRGHITYLNQAKALGDVLVVGLNDDASVRRLKGETRPINPTEDRAQVLAALSCVDLIVPFSEDTPAALIEALRPDVYVKGGDYTRETLPEAPLVESLGGEVRLLSYLDDRSTTGIIERVRRAYATGT
- the waaF gene encoding lipopolysaccharide heptosyltransferase II, which translates into the protein MADWSEARNILAVRLDTLGDVLMTTPALRALKVGVPGRRVTLLTSPPGAAVARLVPEIDEVIVYEAPWLKATAPRENSAPDFDMIRLLREKNFDAAVIFTVYSQNPLPSAMLCFLADIPLRLAHCRENPYQLLTDWVRETEPEAGIRHEVQRQLDLVGAVGAATPDERMSLSFSAAAAARVGERLAQLPLDLTRPWAVIHPGATAASRRYPPEYFAEVARQLTGRGLTLLFTGSGGEGELIADIRRMAGGVGHSLAGELGLEELSALIARSPLLISNNTGPAHMAAALGTPVVDLYALTNPQHTPWAVPSRVLSYDVPCKWCYSSVCRTGHHLCLRGVRPEEVVAAALELLTPAPVGVAR